Within Cololabis saira isolate AMF1-May2022 chromosome 14, fColSai1.1, whole genome shotgun sequence, the genomic segment AttaatgaatttatttcaaacatgtatataaaaaataaaaatgtcatttgtcatttttctattacctatttactgtacagtgagcgaaaataaccagagtcaaattccatgtcttgtctgacctgacctggacaaataaacatgattctgattctgatttaaggGTTCATTGTTTCCTTCTGGTTAACATGACCTGCTGGTTTTGAACACTCAGCTCTCTTTTACAAAGTCCTTGTATTAACCCAGAAAACGTAACAAAGCACACGTTTTCTGCACTAATCGTGGACTTTGTTCCAGCTTAGTTCcggctggttcctggttcctgctgAGGGAAAGTATCAGAACAATCTCTGCCCTGGAAGTGAGAGCTGCAGATCTGGACCTTAGCTCTTTGGGTGTGTTTCTCCCTCTAGGCTAACCGCTGTCCTCCGCAGCGGTAGATGTCCTCGGTCATGGCCCAGCGGGACGCCGGCAGCCCCAGCCCGGTGGTGCGGCAGATAGACAAGCAGTTCCTGGTGTGCAGCATCTGCCTGGATCACTACTGCAACCCCAAGGTGCTGCCCTGCCTGCACACCTTCTGCCAAAGGTAAGCTAGCTTAGCAATGTTAGTGTGCTGCCCTGCCTGCACACCTTCTGCCAGAGGTAACGTAGCTGAAGTTAGCGCTGTTAGCATGCTGCCCTGCCTGCACACCTTCTGCCAAAGGTAACGTAGCTGAAGTTAGCGCTGTTAGCATGCTGCCCTGCCTGCACACCTTCTGCCAAAGGTAAGCTAGCTGAAGTTAGCGCTGTTAGCATGCTGCCCTGCCTGCACACCTTCTGCCAGAGGTAACGTAGCTCCGTCCTGGAGTTAGCGCTGTTAGCGTGTTCACACGCGCTGGAGTTTTTTATggcttttcaagtttttttcttttctttgtttttctttatttttaatttttttgtctgcatatatattaatggttaataccatgttggtacaAACCTGaggcatacagtatatatacatttttaatatataatatatatcatatatcatttaaaggggacctattatggatctaatacctattttaaaaaggccttgaatgtcttaaaaacaagcttttgattgttttttctaaataaatgagaaattcagcctctgatccatgtctttatcttcccattctctaacctcattatctatgcaggattctgagtgggcggggctatgataatgaggctctgtgctgattggctgcctgaatgacgcgatacaccgctatgaaaaaatggcagaagctccggccggtggagttgttgttgttgttccggccagagttagttgttagtggtttcacCATCGCGCCCGTCGTTCCGTAtctattatttcaatacaatctatttttcctggtgagaactttgaataagcccatttagggcttcctttctcacctgcacatattttcatgtttttttatgttcatttaaacttttgtaccgtttttttatgttgtgcaaataaacaaatcaaacaaatcaaataaacaaatctttggggatcagaatcttattgtctcgtagatccacatcacactggacgatcatccaggcggctgtacagactctgcagaatctggttgtttcctccttctctgagttgctgaggggagaccactttataaatgttaaagcaagaaaaaaacactttatatatgttaaagcaagaaaaaaacactttatttatgttaaaGCGAGagaaaaacctggttttcataataggtcccctttaatctcaacatttcgacttttttctcgaaatttcgactttttttcttgacatttagacttttttctcgaaatttcgacttttttcttgacatttcgacttttttcttgacatttcgacttttttcttgacattttgactttttttcttgacattttgacttttttctcgaaatttcaaagtttttctcgaaatttcaaagtttttctcgacagtttgacttttttctcgaaatttcgacttttttctcgacatttcaacttttttctcgacattttgacttgttgttgttgttctggccagagttagttggtagtggtttcacgcatcgctccgtCGTTCCGTATCtttggggagcagaatcttattgtctcgtagatccacatcacactggacgatcatccgggcggctgtacagactctgcagaatctggttgtttcctccttctctgagttggcagactgaggggagaccactttataaatgttaaagacagaaaaaatatgttaaagcaagagaaaaacactttatatatgttaaagcaagagaaaaacactttatacatgttaaactaagagaaaaaacctgtttttcagaataggtcccccctaaccacctctcctcctcctccagctgcctCCAGAACTACATCCCCCCGGAGTCCCTGACTCTCTCCTGCCCCGTCTGCCGGCAGACGTCCATCCTGCCGGAGAGGGGAGTAGCGGCGCTGCAGAACAACTTCTTCATCACCAACCTCATGGAGGTTTGTCTTTATCAGATAATACTCATGAACACGAGTCTGCATGAAGGGTGTGATcctggtggagggggggggggggggggggcaacgtTTCTCCCAGCTGACGTCATTCCTCACATTCTTACTTCTCCAGGGGCTTTTCtggaggattttcttttttttatgtaagctttattccgaacatgAGAAAACATAATACAACACACAAGTCAGAatagtcaaaacaacaaaaagaaaatcaaacaatGTTACCATTTGTACCCTGGCCCGATCCCAGATCCCTGATTGTAGTTACATTTATAAGTATTGCCCCAAACCTCCACAAAGTAATTTAAATATGGTAAAACCAGTGAACAATACAGAATGTGGAGTGATTTGTGGTCCAGAATATGTTTTGCCTTATTGATTACTGAGATGCTTCTTGATGGTTTGTTTTGTACATGTTTTGAGTGAGATTTCCAGTTTATTTTATCATCTATTATTACACCAAGAAACTTATTTTCATGAGCTCTTTCAATATCCACACCTTCTACTTGCACCTGCACTTGAGTATCCCTTTTACAATTACCAAATAACATGATTTTAGTTTTACTTAAgtttaatgataatttatttCTGTCAAACCATGTCTTTAATTAGTACATTTCTGCAGTGATCATATCCAGTAGCCCCTTTAAATCCCTGATTTGTTTGGGATTAAAGAACAAACTCTTTCAatcagtggcggctggtcaGTAGCGGGCGCTAGGGCATCAAATCaagagaagaataaaaaataaaaaataaaataaaaaaaatgctgtaTGTAGCCCAGGCTCTACAATGATACCCTTTTAATATAAGAACTGTCCCTTTAAAATAGTTTATTTCGTGTGCTTATGCAAAGCCAGAGGAGAAACCTGAGGTTAGTCCTGGTGTTATCAAGGATCTTATGAAACAGGTTGCTAGCCTGCAGAGCCAATTAACCTCTTTTATGACTCAGAAAAAGAGGGGAATTCATAAAAAGGGTTACAGAATTGGTGAGCCAGCCAGGAGGATTAACTTTGGGTACAAGGGTTTAATTTTGCCggctttattatttttgtttgttattttccaTACTCTGTTTTCTAATCTAAgttattgttttgtttactGTCCTGTCAACCTGCAATAATAAGTGGCCACAAAAACCATAGCTGTCTGTGTCATTATTGATATACTGGCTCTTAAAAACTTACtggtctagttatttatatTGAACATTATTTACCTGTGCTCTGTTGCTACTTCGTGACAAGGGTTACAgaattggcgagccagccaggagccaGTTAGTTTGAATATCAATACTGAAATTATGTCTACATGTACATGtaagatgcatataattattaaaagaagatgttatttcagtctgtgggttactgttatggaagagtattagggcaaggcagaagaaaaacaaaagattttagaggaggaagatttttttttcattatgcacttcgagaaaaaagtcgaaatgtcgagaaaacaggcaaaatttcgactttattcttgaaattgtatttcaacattaatctcgacatttcgacttttttctcgacatttcgacttttttctcaaagtgcacaataaaaaaaaatcttcccctctcaaatatttttttctcctgcatggcacCTGagttaacaattatcatgatatttcttcatcaaactgtcttttattattcttttaaatgtaattgatTTGCATTccttggcttctgtatccagattgttgcATAAACGTGTCGTGTTCTCCACCAGGTCCTGCAGCGGGAGCCCGATCGCTCACGGCCCGAGACCTGCAGCGTCCTGGAGTCGGTTAGCGCCGCCGCCGCAGGGAAACCGCTCTGCTGCCCCAACCACGACGGCAAGGTGGGTAAAAAAACAGACCTGGAGAGTTCTGGATTCAAAAATATGGGAAATGTTCCACCACCTGTTTACATtcagtgacaattcagtttgctgtttaaaaatgattattttataaaatggtaaatttacgggaaaatgcTAATACGGGAGGGCGGTGGGAAagaggtaaaatacggtagtttcccggccaaaacgggacaCGTTTGGTACCAACTTCTGTTAATGTGACCATCAGCTGCTCCCCGTCTCCCCCTGCAGGTGATGGAGTTGCTGATGTTAGTGTGATTAACTGCTCTCTGTCTCCCCCTGCAGGTGATGGAGTTGCTGATGTTAGTGTGATCAGCTACTCTCTGTCTCCCCCTGCAGGTGATGGAGTTCTACTGCGAGTCGTGCGAgacggccatgtgtctagactGCACGGAGGCTGAGCATCGTGAACACGACACCGTCCCGCTGAGAGACGTGGTGGAGAAACACAAGGGGGCGCTGAAGACGCAGCTGGACGACATCACCGGCAGGTGAGACATAATACTAGCATTATACTGAGATTCAagagcaagtattggcagctaatgatgctgtaaggtaGGGGAGTCTCACACCTGGGGAGGACCTGTCCCCCCTGATCACCGGCAGGTGATTCCTAATACCAGTTATGttcatgccaagtagtggcatgaacatattgcaatcgtccagaatggcccaaagggcaatgttgctagcattttgctaacaagctaaagtcgtaAAAGTCCCACTGCACCAGCGGGTgaaaagcatgaccccgctctgatgtggaataAAAAAATCCCTAAAAAATAAAACGCGgccggaaaaacctgaaaaatgaaggtgatatattagtatacagaaaaggtttcccttttcttattcttattattccgcacgcttttttcgtccgttaatacggcccgaaccgcaacgtgcacccatgcatggcatacatcgttggatgcgtctccatcttgcctcgatgggcattacttttctcagtcaaaagtgttaccgtggggacgctagatgccaaaaagcaaaaaaaaggcgaaaattcggacgcttattgctcggccgaactttatcgtagagacatcgttcaaactttcaaacactcggcccgattggcactaaaggaccgtacaacctcatcatgctaattattatggtttttgcgatattaaactttcaattgaaaaaaaaaaaatccattttattttggacgcatgttgctaggcaacggtttatcgtataGACATCATTACAGCATTGAAAAATCCGAGACGCGTTGaactacaacatattttagtctcatcatgctagctaaTACGGTTTTTGCTCTCATTATGCTGTCATTACGCTgtcatttcgactattttctcgaagtgcacaataaaaacaaatcttcccctctcaaatattttttctcctgcatggccctgatactcttctgtaATTAAATGACATAGTTACTgtgattaaagttcaccgggcgaaaaattgaataatgaaaaaaaatcgatctttcgacacacaaatcgatttttaggaattaacatGAGAATCCATTTAGATTCGGAGCATTGATTTTTTCACCCAGGCTTAGTTTGTCTGATATGTTTGTGTTGTTACGTGTTTCAGACTCCCCCAGCTGACGGCAGCCATCGATCTGGTGTCTGAAATCTCCCGCCAGCTGAACGACAGGAAGAACGAGGCGATAAACGAGATCAGCGTTAGTTTCCAGGAGCTGGAGCGGCTGCTGCAGCAACGCAAGACGGAGCTGATAACGGACCTGGAGAACATCTGCAGCAACAAGCAGAAGGTACGACACGTTTAATAACAGACCTGGagaaacatctgcagcaacAAGCAGAAGGTACGACACGTTTAATAACGGACCTGGAGAATATCTGCAGCAACAAGCAGAAGGTACGACACGTTTAATAACGGACCTGGAGAATATCTGCAGCAACAAGCAGAAGGTACGACACGTTTAATAACGGACCTGGagaaacatctgcagcaacAAGCAGAAGGTACGACACGTTTAATAACAGACCTGGagaaacatctgcagcaacAAGCAGAAGGTACGACACGTTTAATAACGGACCTGGagaaacatctgcagcaacAAGCAGAAGGTACGACACGTTTAATAACAGACCTGGagaaacatctgcagcaacAAGCAGAAGGTACGACACGTTTAATAACGGACCTGGAGAAACATCTGCAAGCAGAAGGTCGGCCATGTTTCATCCAGACAACTACGGAAGAGtgtcagggccaggcaggagaaaaataaaaataatattttatattttatttaagtcGAAATAGCaggtgagaaaaaagttgaaatgccgagaataatgttgaattacaatttcgagaaaaaaagtcgaattgttgaggaatagtcaaaatttcgtgaataaggtTGAAATCttcagaaaaaaggcgaaattttgacttttttctcgaaattgtaattCAAAATTATTCtcgccattttgacttttttctcgacatttcgacttttttctcgaagtgcacaattcAGTGAGAGTTCCCCTCtcacatattttttctcctccatAAGTATATTGCGGTAGCGGCCGAGCtgttacaacaacagaaaaaccagagtttgaaaaaggtgtttctaTCACTAAAAAAGAccctaagtaaaataataaaaccaataaaataaataagagaataataaataaaaataagaactacaaaaaaaatgaaaaaaaaacagttcctACAGCATTGTGTCATTTAGACAGAATCTGAATattttagttactttccaccgtattcctgttaatgatatacatcaccacaaatgactgaagtatcaaaagtatcgatattttcatttgagatTTGTAGAGCGTACAGATCTCGTATTGGAAGTATcagtatttcagtattgatcatTATCATAATTGTTATTATGATCATTATATTGATTGTATCAGTATTCATCCCCGTTGGCCTCCCTAACCCTCCGGTTGTTCCTCCGGTTCCCCCCGGGGTTGTGCAGGTCCTGCAGGCCCAGCTGGACGTCCTGCTTCAGGGGAAGGAGCAGATCCAgagcagctgcagcttcacGGAGCAGGCGCTGAGCCACGGCAGCGCCACCGAGGTGCGTTTCCCGCGCTACTCAGGCAGTGGCggctcagaaacagaaagataATTCACTCTGCTTGTAGTGATTGTATTCCTGAAGAAAGGTATATGAGGTATTAGGTGAAATTATGCAAGAATTAAGTTTTACAGTCTGCAATATGGAACCTGGCGTGAAAAACGCAACTGACCTTTGTAGAAAAGTAAAATGTTTAAAGTTTAGatcttaatatttcaatatttgtacaGTTAAATAGTTTCAAATTCACTGTGCTTGTAGTGATTGTAGTTGTGAAGAGAGGTATGTGAGCTATTAGGTGAAATTATGCAAGAATTAgtttttatagtctctgcaacacacctgaagtaaaaaaaagaaaaaagtgtttcatccttttcttttatagtaaaagtgtgtaaatattacggtggaagtatgggtgtaatcaaggtaatgaaagaaatatatgaaaaaaaaaatatctgcattatctcaaactcTTACTTTATATCTTTCTGTTTTTGAGCCGCTTTCATTCATTTGCCGTAAAGACTGAAATAGAAGCGCACATGAAatttaggagcggctgatttgaccGCGTAAGTACGAATGGCGGCTAGCTTGACCTGCCTGTCCTCACCTGTCCCCGTCCGTcctctgcaggttctgctggtCCAGAAACAGATGAGTGAGCGGGTGACGGCTCTGGCCCGACACGACTTCCCGGAGAAACCGCACCAGAACGCTCACCTGGAGTGTCAGGTGAGATCTGCCGTCGCCGAGGAAGGAGCTGGAGACTCCCGGGACCGTTGATGCAGCATCGacctctgacccggttctgccCCGTGTTCTGCCCCGTGTCTGCAGGTAGAGACCGACGGCCTCCGTCGCTCCATCCAGAACCTGGGCGTCCTCCTCACCACGGCGGCGGTCGCTCACACCTCCGTGGCGACGGGGGAAGGACTCCGTCACGCCGCCACCGGGCAGAACCAAACCATCACCGTCACCACCAAGGACAAGGTACTGACTTCCTGTCTCACACCCCCCACTTTACTCCTGAGCGGTGATACTAGCAGACCTATGAACATGACTTCAGACTAAAGTAGCtttcgtcaacaaaaattatgactaaatatcatcgtccacgaacctttatcacctgaggaaaacgagacgcaacagaagtgctggtcagactaaaatgtagattacaaaataaaaaaatgatcgTAATCATGAGAGTTCAACGTAGATCTGGGAATCATCTGCATAAGCTGTGACTAGAAACCTCAAGactagtcgactgaaacttgacacgactagaaggagaatgaacgtgactaaaactaataaaaactaaaatgaaagctggacccaaagactagactagaactgaaactgaaacaggtTGACAACAACAACTTTAGCTGAGTGATCGTTCTGAAGTGGTCCATGTTGAGACCTGAACCAGGTCCAGGATCAGGGTCCATGTTGAGACCTGAACCAGGTGGACGGTCTTGAACCTTCAGGACAAGGGGACGGAGGGGAAGGGTTTAGGGAATAAGCAGCAGCAGGTGTCAGGtgcgaaagaacgcacgcacgaaagaacgcacgcacgaaaaaacgcacgcacaaacgcacgcacgaacgcacgcacggaaaaacgcacgcacacacgaacgaacgcacgaaagaacgcacgaaaaaacgcaagaaaGAACACACGCACGaacgaacgcacgaaagaacgcacgcacaaaaaaaaaacgcacgcacgaacgaacgcacgaaagaatgcacgaaagaacgcacgaaagaacgcacgcacaaaaaaaacgcacgcacgaacgaacatacgaaagaacgcacgcacgaaaaaacgcacgaaagaatgcacgcacgaaagaacgcacgcacaaacgaacgcacgaaagaacgaacgcacgaaagaacgcacgcacgaatgAACGCACGAACGAACGCACGAACGAACACacgaacgaacgcacgcacgaaagaacgcacgcacaaaaaaaacgcacgcacgaacgaacgcacgaaagaacgcacgcacgaaagaacgaacgcacgcacgaaaaaacgcacgcacgaaaaaacgcacgcacgaaaaaacgcatatCATATCATGTGTCATCATCCTGAAACCTGTGATTTCCCCCTGCAGGACGGGGACTTGGTGCGGACGGGAAACGCCGCCCTGACGGCCGAGATCGTGTCGGCAGACGGTGGCCGGGCGGCGGAGGCGGAGGTGACGGACAACAAGAACGGCACGTACGAGGTTAGCTTCACGCTGCGCTGCGAGGGCGAGTTCTCCCTGGACCTGGCGCTGTACGGCCAGCCGCTCCGCGGCAGCCCCTTCCGCCTGCGCGCCGTCAAGCCCTGCGACGTCCCACCATCGCCCGACGACGTGAAGCGGCGGGTCAAGTCCCCCGGCGGGACGGGCGGCCACGTCCGCCAGAAGGCGCTGCGCCGGCCCGCTAGCATGTACAGCACCGTCAAGAAGAAGGAGAACCCCATCGAGGACGAGCTCATCTACCGGGTCGGTAAGAACCGGAGCCATGACCTCTGACGCTGCCGCGACGGGGAACCAGCTCATATAGAGTATTGgtccgaatataagacgaccctgattataagacgatcctctgtttcaagactcaagtttgaaataagactttttgaacaccaaattcaatttttatacagaaaataattacagtacaccTGAAACAAATGactataacaatatattcaagagaaaaagcccgttattttgcctcattaaaccatcatgttgaagtttgtatcataacttctcctcagctgccagttcacctgccgatcttccacctaCTTTTCTCCAGATGGGAGAAACtatgtttctccattttctgttatttcttttcttattttctcctcttttcattcttactgctatttttatttttcttcttcgtgacagttTTGGTTTGGCTTAGGTGCCGACATCTGACAGAACCCAtgctctgttgaatctgcttccatgttttttttatcaattttatctatggtctttttgctttgttctgctcttttacttattttttctttttttatacaaaTTTTTATGTAgtattccatcaacctgcccaggaACTACAGGTGGGAAATAGCTGCTATAACCTGGTACAATGCAGATTCTCTTGCAAAAGattaatgtcttattgtgcactgtccctgttttgaaataaataaattacaattacaAATTACAGGGGTTGGTTTtgtcctggggagttaagttcagcatttaaagatatctggctccatctagtggtgtgatggtataacgtctagacctgAATGGaagacgacgcccactttttcagtcttatttcaatgcagaaaacaccgtcttatattcagacCGGTACGGTGTGAGCTGCAAAAAACACATCAGCaccagaaaagcaacatactcaaatttaaCAACATCATAACAagacatgcatgtgtgtgtgtgtgtgtgtgtgtgtgtgtgtgtgtgtgtgtgcgtgtgtgtgtgtgtgtgtgtgtgtgtgtgtgtgtgtgtgtgtgtgtgtgtgtgtgtgtgtgtgtgtgtgtgtgtgtgtgtgtgtgtgtgtgtgaactttACCCCAGATCTGCTCCTCAGCTAgcgggagcagagcgtcttgtttttattactCCAGGGAGGTTGTGATtagaccagcctgccaagccgctCTGTC encodes:
- the LOC133459418 gene encoding tripartite motif-containing protein 3-like, whose protein sequence is MSSVMAQRDAGSPSPVVRQIDKQFLVCSICLDHYCNPKVLPCLHTFCQSCLQNYIPPESLTLSCPVCRQTSILPERGVAALQNNFFITNLMEVLQREPDRSRPETCSVLESVSAAAAGKPLCCPNHDGKVMEFYCESCETAMCLDCTEAEHREHDTVPLRDVVEKHKGALKTQLDDITGRLPQLTAAIDLVSEISRQLNDRKNEAINEISVSFQELERLLQQRKTELITDLENICSNKQKVLQAQLDVLLQGKEQIQSSCSFTEQALSHGSATEVLLVQKQMSERVTALARHDFPEKPHQNAHLECQVETDGLRRSIQNLGVLLTTAAVAHTSVATGEGLRHAATGQNQTITVTTKDKDGDLVRTGNAALTAEIVSADGGRAAEAEVTDNKNGTYEVSFTLRCEGEFSLDLALYGQPLRGSPFRLRAVKPCDVPPSPDDVKRRVKSPGGTGGHVRQKALRRPASMYSTVKKKENPIEDELIYRVGSRGREKGEFTNLQGICTSSNGRVVVADSNNQCIQVFSNEGQFRMRFGVRGRSPGQLQRPTGVTVDVNGDIVVADYDNRWVSIFSPDGKFKNKIGAGRLMGPKGVAVDRNGHIIAVDNKACCVFIFQSNGKLVTKFGGRGTTERQFAGPHFVAVNNKNEIIVTDFHNHSVKVYSADGEFLFKFGSHGEGNGQFNAPTGVAVDANGNIIVADWGNSRIQVFDSAGSFLSYINTSADPLYGPQGVALTSDGHVAVADSGNHCFKVYRYLQ